A genome region from Gadus chalcogrammus isolate NIFS_2021 chromosome 7, NIFS_Gcha_1.0, whole genome shotgun sequence includes the following:
- the LOC130386682 gene encoding uncharacterized protein LOC130386682 — translation MEPKPCHKVDQDVVSMMDEETLSKYIPHFGDRVFAKNWTGSASAEAGSNADKKNKLIERLRGKIKLPSSGQATASSSNHTCSGPGLGNKNAARKTRKIELGWMNYQDGYFRQVRRPTGGGTREIIARKDDTLNKILGDGKKIFFPKGKSSKGRVEDFDFTLCVMGSEEPLDCTLTVGALYDTTHHKILRLYICSKKSDDSDLSDSSAQAKSPERSQTAEAPTSPDLSPKSSSHTMSPECSWSSLSSDGPLSSSSPFMHAGVPSTLISNSTPTSLQTTSKPSMAQIFSLSPDNEVIFLDDDGNISLDVLCDTLIYQPIHASEQQASDNVIELQVDSNPAFQYQRLQNNPASDRNPENPESMTEVQSSNLVPTTTPLIVSQHHLKS, via the exons ATGGAGCCTAAACCATGCCATAAA GTGGACCAAGATGTTGTCAGTATGATGGATGAGGAAACCCTGTCAAAGTACATTCCTCATTTTGGAGACCGTGTGTTTGCCAAAAATTGGACAGGCTCAGCCTCAGCAGAAGCTGGGAGCAATGCAGATAAGAAAAATAAACTTATAGAACGCTTGCGAGGTAAAATTAAACTTCCAAGCTCTGGCCAAGCAACAGCAAGCTCATCAAATCATACTTGCTCTGGACCTGGTTTGGGAAACAAGAATGCTGCAcgaaaaacaagaaaaatagAACTGGGTTGGATGAATTATCAAGATGGTTATTTCAGGCAGGTTAGACGACCAACTGGTGGGGGCACAAGAGAGATCATTGCCAGGAAAGATGACACTTTGAACAAAATTCTAGGAGATgggaagaaaatattttttcccAAGGGTAAATCTTCAAAAGGAAGAGTTGAGGACTTTGACTTCACACTTTGTGTTATGGGCTCAGAGGAGCCCTTAGATTGCACACTTACAGTTGGGGCGTTGTACGATACAACTCATCATAAAATTCTCAGGTTGTACATTTGCTCAAAGAAAAGTGATGATTCAGATTTAAGTGACTCATCAGCACAAGCCAAGTCACCAGAGAGATCCCAGACAGCAGAGGCTCCCACCTCACCAGATCTTTCCCCCAAATCTTCCTCTCATACCATGTCACCTGAGTGCTCTTGGAGCTCTCTGTCCTCCGACGGGCCTTTGTCTAGCTCCAGCCCTTTCATGCATGCAGGTGTACCATCAACTTTGATTTCGAATTCTACCCCAACTTCTCTACAAACGACATCTAAACCATCTATGGCCCAGATATTTAGTCTATCTCCTGATAATGAAGTTATTTTCCTTGATGATGATGGAAACATTTCCTTGGATGTTCTCTGTGACACACTGATTTATCAGCCTATCCATGCTTCTGAGCAGCAGGCATCAGATAATGTCATTGAACTTCAAGTGGATTCCAACCCTGCCTTCCAGTACCAGAGATTGCAGAATAATCCAGCAAGTGATAGAAATCCTGAGAATCCTGAATCCATGACTGAAGTACAAAGTTCCAACCTTGTGCCCACAACAACTCCGTTGATAGTCAGTCAGCACCACCTGAAGTCATAA